A single genomic interval of Homo sapiens chromosome 7, GRCh38.p14 Primary Assembly harbors:
- the LRRN3 gene encoding leucine-rich repeat neuronal protein 3 precursor yields MKDMPLRIHVLLGLAITTLVQAVDKKVDCPRLCTCEIRPWFTPRSIYMEASTVDCNDLGLLTFPARLPANTQILLLQTNNIAKIEYSTDFPVNLTGLDLSQNNLSSVTNINVKKMPQLLSVYLEENKLTELPEKCLSELSNLQELYINHNLLSTISPGAFIGLHNLLRLHLNSNRLQMINSKWFDALPNLEILMIGENPIIRIKDMNFKPLINLRSLVIAGINLTEIPDNALVGLENLESISFYDNRLIKVPHVALQKVVNLKFLDLNKNPINRIRRGDFSNMLHLKELGINNMPELISIDSLAVDNLPDLRKIEATNNPRLSYIHPNAFFRLPKLESLMLNSNALSALYHGTIESLPNLKEISIHSNPIRCDCVIRWMNMNKTNIRFMEPDSLFCVDPPEFQGQNVRQVHFRDMMEICLPLIAPESFPSNLNVEAGSYVSFHCRATAEPQPEIYWITPSGQKLLPNTLTDKFYVHSEGTLDINGVTPKEGGLYTCIATNLVGADLKSVMIKVDGSFPQDNNGSLNIKIRDIQANSVLVSWKASSKILKSSVKWTAFVKTENSHAAQSARIPSDVKVYNLTHLNPSTEYKICIDIPTIYQKNRKKCVNVTTKGLHPDQKEYEKNNTTTLMACLGGLLGIIGVICLISCLSPEMNCDGGHSYVRNYLQKPTFALGELYPPLINLWEAGKEKSTSLKVKATVIGLPTNMS; encoded by the coding sequence ATGAAGGACATGCCACTCCGAATTCATGTGCTACTTGGCCTAGCTATCACTACACTAGTACAAGCTGTAGATAAAAAAGTGGATTGTCCACGGTTATGTACGTGTGAAATCAGGCCTTGGTTTACACCCAGATCCATTTATATGGAAGCATCTACAGTGGATTGTAATGATTTAGGTCTTTTAACTTTCCCAGCCAGATTGCCAGCTAACACACAGATTCTTCTCCTACAGACTAACAATATTGCAAAAATTGAATACTCCACAGACTTTCCAGTAAACCTTACTGGCCTGGATTTATCTCAAAACAATTTATCTTCAGTCACCAATATTAATGTAAAAAAGATGCCTCAGCTCCTTTCTGTGTACCTAGAGGAAAACAAACTTACTGAACTGCCTGAAAAATGTCTGTCCGAACTGAGCAACTTACAAGAACTCTATATTAATCACAACTTGCTTTCTACAATTTCACCTGGAGCCTTTATTGGCCTACATAATCTTCTTCGACTTCATCTCAATTCAAATAGATTGCAGATGATCAACAGTAAGTGGTTTGATGCTCTTCCAAATCTAGAGATTCTGATGATTGGGGAAAATCCAATTATCAGAATCAAAGACATGAACTTTAAGCCTCTTATCAATCTTCGCAGCCTGGTTATAGCTGGTATAAACCTCACAGAAATACCAGATAACGCCTTGGTTGGACTGGAAAACTTAGAAAGCATCTCTTTTTACGATAACAGGCTTATTAAAGTACCCCATGTTGCTCTTCAAAAAGTTGTAAATCTCAAATTTTTGGATCTAAATAAAAATCCTATTAATAGAATACGAAGGGGTGATTTTAGCAATATGCTACACTTAAAAGAGTTGGGGATAAATAATATGCCTGAGCTGATTTCCATCGATAGTCTTGCTGTGGATAACCTGCcagatttaagaaaaatagaagcTACTAACAACCCTAGATTGTCTTACATTCACCCCAATGCATTTTTCAGACTCCCCAAGCTGGAATCACTCATGCTGAACAGCAATGCTCTCAGTGCCCTGTACCATGGTACCATTGAGTCTCTGCCAAACCTCAAGGAAATCAGCATACACAGTAACCCCATCAGGTGTGACTGTGTCATCCGTTGGATGAACATGAACAAAACCAACATTCGATTCATGGAGCCAGATTCACTGTTTTGCGTGGACCCACCTGAATTCCAAGGTCAGAATGTTCGGCAAGTGCATTTCAGGGACATGATGGAAATTTGTCTCCCTCTTATAGCTCCTGAGAGCTTTCCTTCTAATCTAAATGTAGAAGCTGGGAGCTATGTTTCCTTTCACTGTAGAGCTACTGCAGAACCACAGCCTGAAATCTACTGGATAACACCTTCTGGTCAAAAACTCTTGCCTAATACCCTGACAGACAAGTTCTATGTCCATTCTGAGGGAACACTAGATATAAATGGCGTAACTCCCAAAGAAGGGGGTTTATATACTTGTATAGCAACTAACCTAGTTGGCGCTGACTTGAAGTCTGTTATGATCAAAGTGGATGGATCTTTTCCACAAGATAACAATGGCtctttgaatattaaaataagagaTATTCAGGCCAATTCAGTTTTGGTGTCCTGGAAAGCAAGTTCTAAAATTCTCAAATCTAGTGTTAAATGGACAGCCTTTGTCAAGACTGAAAATTCTCATGCTGCGCAAAGTGCTCGAATACCATCTGATGTCAAGGTATATAATCTTACTCATCTGAATCCATCAACTGAGTATAAAATTTGTATTGATATTCCCACCATctatcagaaaaacagaaaaaaatgtgtaaatgtcACCACCAAAGGTTTGCACCCTGATCAAAAAGAGTATGAAAAGAATAATACCACAACACTTATGGCCTGTCTTGGAGGCCTTCTGGGGATTATTGGTGTGATATGTCTTATCAGCTGCCTCTCTCCAGAAATGAACTGTGATGGTGGACACAGCTATGTGAGGAATTACTTACAGAAACCAACCTTTGCATTAGGTGAGCTTTATCCTCCTCTGATAAATCTCTgggaagcaggaaaagaaaaaagtacatcaCTGAAAGTAAAAGCAACTGTTATAGGTTTACCAACAAATATGTCCTAA